The genomic interval GAGTTGAAAAGTCAAAACTATGAATTAGCACTAGATTGGCGTTATAAAACAAGAGAAATCTTTCAAACGTTATTTGCAAAAGGGTATGCCGTTGTTTCAATTGTGAAAAGTGACGATAAACCTGTCCATCAGTATTTATTAGTGCAAAAACATACATTAGAAGTCTAATAAACGTAGAGAGGAATATGATGATGATTGTAAAAGAAATTATATTAAGACAATTGAAGATGAGTATGCTAAATCCGTTTACAACAAGCTTTGGTACGTTTCAAGACAAGGACTTTTTATTATTGGAAGTGAAGGACGAGCATGGAAATAGTGGCTGGGGAGAATCAGTTGCCTTTCATTCACCTTGGTATAATGAAGAAACAGTGAAAACAAACTGGCATATACTTGAGGACTTTTTAATCCCAGGTATTTTACATAAAGAAATTTCTCATCCGGATGAAGTGTCTGAAATGTTCGCCTATATTCGCAAAAATAATATGGCAAAGGCTGCCCTTGAAGGAGCGGTTTGGGATTTATATGCGAAGCAGAATGGAGTAACATTGGCAAAAGCGTTAGGGGGAGAAAGAAAAGAAATCGAAGTTGGCATTAGTATCGGTATTCAGAAATCGATCGATGATTTACTTGGACTAATCGATGAATATGTAAAAGAAGGCTATAAAAGAATTAAAGTCAAAATTAAACCAGGCTGGGATGTTGAGGTCATGCGTGAGATACGTAAACATTTCCCAACTGTTCCGCTTATGGCTGATGCGAATTCCGCGTATCGTTTAGAAGATATAGAGTTATTAAAGCAACTAGATGAATTCAACTTAATGATGATTGAACAGCCGCTCGCATCCGATGATATTATTGATCACGCGACATTACAAAAAGAACTGAAAACACCGATTTGTCTGGATGAAAGTATTCATTCATATGAGGATGCTCGGAAAGCTGTTGAGCTTGGCAGCTGTAAAATCATCAATATTAAAGTAGGACGTGTTGGAGGATTAACTGAGTCAAAGCGCATTCATGATTATTGTCAGCAGCACAATATCCCGGTTTGGTGTGGTGGTATGTTAGAATCAGGAATTGGAAGAGCCCATAATGTGGCATTGACTACCTTATCAAACTTTGTAATGCCTGGTGATACAGCTGCTTCTTCTCGTTATTGGAATCAAGATGTAATTGAGCCAGAAGTGATGGTTCATGATGGCATGATTACTGTTCCTGAAAAAGCAGGAATAGGCTATGAGCCAAACCTTGAAACGATTGAAAAATTTACAACGATAGTAAAAAAGTATAATTAATAGAAGAAAGAGAGAGAGGATGATTGGATCCTAGTCTTTCTTACGTTAAATTATCTAAAAATTCTAATTAATAGGAGGAGTTATGAAAAAGAGTATTCAAATTGCAGGTGCATATATTGGTGTTATTGTTGGAGCAGGTTTTGCTTCAGGACAGGAAATTCTTCAGTTTTTTGCCAGTTTTGGTTGGATCAGTGTAATAGGCGCGGTTATAGCAGCATTCTTTTTTGCCTTTTTAGGCATGAGCTTAACGCAGTTAGGTAGCCGCTTGCAAACCATTTCTCATAAACAAGTTGTTTATCATTTATGTGGGCGATATGTCGGGGTATTTGTTGACTTGATTATCACGTTTTTCTTATTCGGTGTTGCGGTAGTCATGATTGCTGGGACAGGATCTATCTTTGAACAACAGTTTGGATTACCAAGTATTGTCGGAAATGTTGTAATGGCTGTATTAACGATTGCAACCGTATGTCTTAATATTCAAAAAGTCCTTTCATTAATGGGAATGATTACACCGTTTTTACTGTTGATTGTCGTAATTATTGCGATTTATTCATATTTGACGATGGATTTAAATGCAGTGGAGATTCAAAAAATTGCTGAAACACAAAATAGTGCTGTATCAAATTGGGCATTAGGTGCGCTGCTCTATGTTTCTTATAATATTGCAGCAGGGGCTGCGATGCTTGCGGTTATGGGCGGTACGATTACGGATGAAAAGACAGCAGGTAGGGGCGGTATCCTTGGTGGAATTGGGTTAGGGCTACTGATTCTTCTAATCATTCTGGCGATGTTGACAAAAGTCAATGTCATTGATGGTGTGGACATGCCAATGCTATCTTTAGCCAGTGAAATGTCGCCAGCGATTGGTTGGATTATGTCTATTATTCTATTAGGTATGATTTATAATACAGCTGTAGGCATGCTTTATGCATTTACAGCACGCCTGATTAATCCAGAACAACCTACTAAATTTAAAGGATTTGCAATCAGTTTCGGCATTGTAGCCTTCATAGCAAGCTTTGTTGGTTTTACAACGTTGGTTGGAACTTTATATCCAGTGATGGGTTACTTAGGATTTATTATAATGATTGCGATTATCGTTGCTTGGTTTAGAAGAAAACGTGAAGTAAAAGAAGTTGCTTTTAAACAAGCAAATTAAGTGAAGAAGAAACCAAAAGAAGATATGTTATTTAAAGAACCGAGGCTCTAAACTTGGGTTCTTTTTTTATGAGTCCAAAGTCAACAACGTCAAAGTCTCAAATAAAGAAACCTATCTATATTTGTCTCTAAAGTTATTCGAGTTCCTTTATTGGATGTTTTGGATATTATGTGAATGTTTGTTAATAATAGGTGTAAATATAATAGGGAAAGGTGACATCATGATTTATATTTATGATGATTTTGCGGGGACACATAGCACGGCTCTAGCAGCAGCTTATCATTTAAAAAAGTTGCCTACGGATCGAAAACTTACAAAAGAAGAGATTTTGCATGTTGATTATTTTAATCAATTAACACCCGCTGATATGGGAAGGCTTATTTTTCATGGAATAGATGACGAGGGACATTCTGTTTATACAATAGGAAGAAAAAATTCAAAGCTTGTTGTTCCGGCTTTAAAAAATTTAAGTGTCATGCTGCAAAATCATTTTCGGGAGGAAGAAAAAATTATTTTCTCAAACACTTCCCCGACTGTTCCATTCGCTATGACAATGGGAGGGCTATTCTCTAGACGCTTAAAAATTGATTTCATCGGTGTTCCTTTATTAGTGCTAGGGGCCAAACAATGCTGTCATGATATCCTTCGCCTAGTCCAATATACAAAAGAAGTAGGAGCATCTACACATACAAAGGTGACAGTATTAGAGAATAAAAGCTTTACATAAAATATCTTTTTATGAAGTGAATAGGATTCATTGTTGTATAATTTCTTCATAAGGGGGGAGAGGAATGGAACAGTATATTCTTTCACTAGATCAAGGAACAACCAGTTCGCGAGCGATTTTGTTTAATCGTGCTGGCGATATTGTTCATATGTTCCAAAGAGAGTTTACGCAGTATTTTCCAAAGCCAGGCTGGGTTGAACATAATGCTAGTGAAATTTGGGGTAGTGTATTAGCAGTTATTGCAAGCGCTTTAGCGGAGTCTGGCATTACTCCCGCGCAAATTGCTGGAATTGGAATTACGAATCAGCGTGAAACGACGGTCGTTTGGGATAAACAGACAGGAATGCCTGTTTATCATGCGATTGTTTGGCAGTCACGGCAAACGCAGGATATCTGTCAACAATTAAAAGATCAGGGATATGAGAAGGTCATTCGAGATAAAACAGGTTTACTGATTGATGCGTATTTTTCTGGAACGAAAGTGAAATGGATTTTGGATCATGTGGAGGGGGCTAGAGAGAAAGCTGAGAAGGGTGAGCTATTATTTGGAACAATTGATACATGGCTCATTTGGAAGCTATCTGGCGGGAGAGCTCATGTAACCGATTATTCAAATGCATCACGAACATTGATGTACAATATTTATGATTTGGAATGGGACGATGAATTGCTTAAGATTTTAACCATTCCGGCTTCCATGCTTCCTGAAGTGAGGCCATCTTCAGAAGTGTATGCTCATACGGTCAGCCATCATTTCTTTGGGCATAATATTCCGATTGCGGGGGCGGCTGGTGATCAGCAAGCTGCTCTTTTCGGTCAGGCATGTTTCGAGGATGGAATGGCGAAAAACACATATGGTACGGGTTGCTTTATGTTAATGAACACTGGTGAGAGAGCGGTAAAATCTCAACATGGCTTGTTAACGACGATTGCTTGGGGAATTAATGGAAAAGTTGAATATGCGTTAGAAGGCAGTATTTTTGTAGCGGGCTCTGCGATTCAGTGGCTTCGTGACGGATTAAGGATGCTCAAAGAAGCCAAAGATAGTGAAGCGTATGCAAAGAAAGTACAATCGACTGATGGTGTATATGTTGTTCCTGCTTTTGTTGGATTAGGTACACCTTATTGGGATAGTGATGTGCGCGGTGCTGTATTCGGTTTAACTCGCGGAACGTCAAAGGAGCATTTTATTCGAGCGACTTTAGAATCTCTAGCCTATCAAACGAAAGATGTATTAAGTGCGATGGAAGCGGATTCTGGTATTTCTTTGAAAAAGCTTCGAGTAGATGGAGGAGCGGTAAAGAACGATTTCTTAATGGGCTTTCAAAGCGATTTATTAGGTGTTCCTGTTGATAGACCAGTAATTAATGAAACGACAGCATTAGGTGCAGCTTACTTAGCGGGAATGGCGATAGGGTTTTGGGAAAGTCAAGATGACATTGGGGAGAAATGGAGACTAGATCGGGAATTTAGCGCAACTATGGATGAAGAACAGCGAAAGCAACTGTATGAAGGATGGAAAAAAGCGGTCCATGCTGCGATGATGTTTAAATAATAGGTTTATAGAACATCGTTAATTTGAAGTTGAAAATCAGATAAAATCATTGGATGACTTACATTGTTTCATAAATATATATAATAAAATTTAACATTTATTGTGTATAATGGTATGATGATTTCGATTCATCATGCTGTTTAAGGGAGGGCCACATAGACACTTATTGAGTGATCTGGTGGTCTTTTTCATAATTGGAGGGAAAATCATGGCCCAAACATATATGAACCGATCGCAATTGTTACAGAAAATGAGTGAAAAACAATATGATCTATTAATCATTGGAGGGGGTATTACGGGTGCAGGCATTGCCTTGGATGCTGTGACCCGAGGGATGGAAGTTGGTCTTTTTGAGATGCAAGATTTTGCTGCTGGTACTTCTAGTCGTTCCTCCAAACTCATTCATGGCGGTTTACGCTATTTAAAGCAAGGGGAGGTTAAGTTGGTGGCGGAAGTGGGCAAAGAACGAGCAATTGTTTACGAAAATGGTCCGCACGTCACGAAACCAGAATGGATGTTGCTTCCAGTGTATACGGATGGGGAGCTTGGACCGCGTAGTATTTCCATTGGGTTAAAGGTCTATGATTTTCTTGCTGCTGTTAAGAAACAGGAGCGAAGAAGGATGTTATCTAAGGAACAGGTGGTAAAGCAAGAGCCTCTACTTAAAAGGCAAGGCTTGCAAGGGGGAGGTTATTATGTTGAATATCGGACGGATGATGCACGGTTAACAATTGAAGTTATTAAACGAGCCGCTGAATTTGGTGCAGATTTGCTAAATTATACGAAAGTCATCGATTTTCTATATGAAGATAGGAAGGTGGCAGGGGTTGTTGTTGAAGATGTTCAGACAGGAAATTGCTATGATATTCGGGCAAAAAAAGTAGTCAATGCAACTGGAGCATGGGTCGATTCATTAAGAGAAAAAGATAGATCAAACGAAGGAAAAACATTGAAATTGACAAAAGGAGTCCATGTGGTTATTGATCAATCACGTTTTCCTTTAAAGCAAGCGATTTATTTTGATACAGAAGATAGTAGAATGGTATTTGCGATTCCGAGAGAAGGAAAAGTATATGTGGGAACAACTGATACTTTTTATGATAAAGACCCGATTCGGCCGCTTATTACTGAGGAGGATCGGATGTATATATTAAAGGCGATTCATTTCATATTTCCAAAACTAACCTTAAGTGTCCAAGATATTGAATCAAGTTGGGCTGGTGTTCGCCCGCTCATTCATGAAGAAGGAAAAGGTCCTTCGGAAATTTCACGAAAAGATGAAATTTGGGTTTCAAAATCTGGCCTTATTACGATTGCTGGTGGAAAATTAACAGGATATCGCAAAATGGCAGAAACGATTGTCAATCTGCTTGCGAGACAATTCAAAGATGAACAATACAAATTATTTGGTAAGTGTGTCACGAGAAAGCTTCCTATATCGGGAGGGGACGTAGGCGGCTCTCATTATTTTGAAGCCTACATTTCTAAGTATACAAAAGAAGGGATAAAGCTAGGTTTAACAGAATGTGAAGCAAGATACCTCACAAGATTATATGGGTCTAATATCTCGAAGATTTATCAAATTATTAGAGATGGCAAAAACGATATAGAAAAATATCAGTTCACTCCTGAAGTATTCGCTAAATTAGTTTACGGGATACAAGAAGAATATGTTGTAACACCCGTTGATTTCTTTGTACGACGAACAAGTGCCCTTTTGTTTCAGATAGATTGGGTACATAGGTGGAAGGAAGCAGTTAGTCGATATATGTGTGATGTGTTCGGTTGGAGTGAAAGAGAAACATTGAAGTATAAGGCGGAATTGGAGCGAGAAATATGGAATGCAACCAATGTAAGTGATGTGTGACTGAAAGAACAAAAGTGCCAGCACTTTCATTCATCGTTGATAAGTGCCGACTCTAGAAGTGGCCGCATTCCTTTTTAGTTCCGTTATCTAACAGAGCTGTAATAAAAAAGTCAACAATACTGACTCTGGCTGGTCAGTATTGTTGACTTTTTTAAATGACTTTAGAATTAGTATCTGATTCATTTATATCTGAATCTTCGGTTTTTTCTGTATAATCATACGCGTGTTTCACAGGGATGAAGAAGAAAGCGATAGAAGCGATGACACCAGGTATAGCAAAGGCAAGGAAATTAATTTGAATCGGTAAATTCATCGTAAGTAAGATTCCGCCAATAGTTGGTCCGAGAATGGCCCCTATTCTTCCTACACCGGAAGCAACCCCTAAGGCAGTTGAACGTAAAAATGGTGGATAATATTGAGAAACATAGGCATTGGCGATATTTTGTGCGCCTACTGTACAAGCTCCAGTAATAGCGACAAGAAGACAAATCACCCATAGGTCGCTTTTAAAGCTCATCAGAAATAAGCAAATCGCACCGATTGTGTACATTGGAACAAGCATTTTTTTAGAACCATATCGATCAGCAAGTTTAGCAATTATAAGTGTCCCAACAATTGTTCCGGCGTGCATAATGATTAAGAACGAAAGACTTGAATTTAAGCCATAGCCTGCTTGCATCATTAATTTTGGGAGCCAGGTGCTTAATCCATAAACGACTAATAAGCACATGAAGTACGCAATCCAAAACATACTTGTACTAAGAGCACGGTTATTTTTAAATAGTTGAATAACAGGAATACCTGCTTCTTGTTTTATATCTATTTTTTCAAAATGATCCTCTTCCGTATAATTACCGGCAGGGTTGATTTTATTCATAATCTGGCGTAATTCTTCTGTACGTCCCTTTGCAGCTAAGAAAACGGTTGCATCAGGAAGATGTTTCCAAATGAAAGGCAAAAGTAAAAGAGGTGCAGCAGTAATCATATAGACGATTTCCCATCCGTAGCTTGGGATGAGATAGATTGAAAGTGCAGGAGCTAGCATTCCCCCAACGGAATAGCCGCAAAGTATAATCGATACAGTTAAACTACGCATCGATTTAGGGGAGTAGTCTGTCATTAAAGCAATTACGTTTGGCATAATTCCACCAAGCCCGAGTCCTGCAATAAATCGATAGGTAGAAAAAGCAGTAGGTGAATCAGCTAGACCACATAGTCCAGTGAATAGACTAAATAGGACAAAACAAATAAGGATAACATTCTTTCTACCAACTCGGTCAGCGAGGGGACCGAAGAAAAAAGCCCCAATCATAACACCGATTAATCCATAACTTCCCATGGCACCAGCTTCAACATTCGATAATCCCCAATCTTCAATCAGAACTGGCAGTACGGCTCCATAAACGGCAAGATCATAACCATCTAAAATGATAATGAATGTCCCCCAAAAGAGTATCATAGTGTGAAAGCGGTTAAATTTACTATTTTCAATGATACGGTTCGTGTTTAAACTAGACAAATATTTTCCCCCTTTTGTGTTGTAGCATCAATAAAGCGCTTTCAAAGTTGTGAAAATAGGTTTCTAGAAGAAAATTATTTCACTTATAGAAAACTATGTTGCTTTATAGTGATTATATAGGCGGTTTTTTAATTTTTCAACTCGAAATTCACAAAATTGTAAAAAAGTAAAAGATTGTGAAATAGGAAACTTGTAAAAAGTGTATTATAACAATGTTGCTATTAAAAGTATCATGAAAATTCACAAAAAAAAGAAGCATGCCATTTTTTAAATGGATGCTTCTAAATTACATCATTTATATCCAAATATACCAGATGCTTCCTTTGAAATATTGAGTAAATATTGACCGTATTCATCTTCAGATGTTTGAGGGACAATCTGTGAAAATCCAACAAGTGTCAAACAACCTAGTAAATCATTATTATAGTTAAATAATGGAACAGATGCTGAAGATATATAAGGAACGAGTGGCTCTTTAGCAAAAGAAATTTGCCTTTTTTAATAACTTCTGTTTCTTCCTCGAATAATTGTTTGTCTTCTACAGACCAGTTTTGCATTTCAGTATTTTTCCATTCCTCAATGAGTAAAGGTTCATGAAAAGCAGAAAAAACTTTTCCTGACGACGATAAGATAGGGAGGTGCGTCCCAATTTGTGCACCGATGTTCAAGCCGTTATTAGCGTTCCAAATGTTGGCGATTACAGGACCGCTATGTGTCCATACAGCTAATAGAGCCGTTAAAGAAGTAAATCTACTTATTTCTTGTAGGAAAGGAGTCACTTTGGTAACGAGATCTTGTTGACCGATAGCAGCCATTCCATAGGAAATAATTTTAGAACCCAGTGTATAGGTACCGTGTTGTTTGTCTCTATATAGTAACTCTAAGTGTGTAAGAGTATTCAAATATTTATATAGATTACTTTTTGTGATGTTGGATTTTTCCTGAATTTCAGTAAATTTCATAGGGTGTTCTTGGGAAGCAATGATATCAACTATTCCCAAACCTATTTGAAGCGAACCAATCATAGCTGGATTTTTTTCTTTCTCCATTTTAATTTCTCCTATTATTTTTTATTAGTATAACAGAAACACTTCTTTATTTACAAAGTGTTCTTAGAACAAACTGTGAAGCTTTGTACAAAGATTTCATATATAGAATCCAAAAAAATATTTTGAAGTAGGTAAATTTTCAGAAAAAATATTATTGACATTTGCTACAGAATAGATTAAATTTTATTTATAAATAGTGAACGAAGTTAACTCAAAGTGAAAAAGATATCCACTTTCTTTTATAACTTGTATTACGGGTTAGCTTATTCACATCAATAAAAAGAAGTACAAAGATCCTGTTGATAAGCAGTTTTGAAGATATAGGTGCTTATATTATTCAAGCGAAATATCTTCTAAGAAGTGATTGAAATGAATCCGCTTACAGGAATGAAAAACTCAAAATAAAATTGTATAGACAAAGGAGAATATGTATGAAACTTATAACATTTAACCGTGAAGGTATTACAACAATTGGAGCTATCGTGAGTGAGGAAGTTGTTGATTTACATCTTGCTTATAAAAAATCTTTAGAAGCAGAGGGGAAAATACGTGCACAAGAAATTGCAAATGCATTCATTCCATCTGAGATGACAGGATTTTTACAAGGTGGAAAAGAAAGCATGGAGCTTGCGAAAGGAGCAATCGACTTTGCTTTAACGAATAGAGTAGTGGATGGTTCAAAACTAGTTCATGCTCTAAGTGAAGTAAAAGTGGAAGCTCCTGTTCCAAAACCAGGAAAAATCTTTGCTGTAGGTCATAACTATCGTGAACATATTCTTGAAATGGGACGTGAAATTCCAAAATATCCTGTTGTATTCGCTAAATTTGCGAACACACTTGTTGGGCCACAAGATGATATTCCATTTCATCCAATTTCAGAACAATTAGACTATGAAGCGGAATTTGCGTTTGTCATCGGTAAACGTGCAAAAAATGTTTCAGAAGAAGAAGCGCTTGATTATGTAGCAGGTTATGCAGTAGCAAACGATGTAACATATCGCGATTTCCAACGTCGTACTCTTCAATGGCTGCAAGGTAAAACAGTAGATGGCAGCTTACCAATGGGACCTTGGATGGTTACTTCAGATGAGCTACGAGATCCACAAACACTAGAAATGGTTTTAACTGTAAACGGTGAAGAGCGTCAACGTACCAATACTGCGAACCAAGTATTCTCTGTTAAACATCTAGTATCATTCTTATCTACAATTGCTACATTAGAGCCTGGTGATATCGTTATTACAGGAACTCCTGGTGGTGTTATTCAAGCAATGGAACCGCA from Peribacillus asahii carries:
- a CDS encoding YkvI family membrane protein; the encoded protein is MKKSIQIAGAYIGVIVGAGFASGQEILQFFASFGWISVIGAVIAAFFFAFLGMSLTQLGSRLQTISHKQVVYHLCGRYVGVFVDLIITFFLFGVAVVMIAGTGSIFEQQFGLPSIVGNVVMAVLTIATVCLNIQKVLSLMGMITPFLLLIVVIIAIYSYLTMDLNAVEIQKIAETQNSAVSNWALGALLYVSYNIAAGAAMLAVMGGTITDEKTAGRGGILGGIGLGLLILLIILAMLTKVNVIDGVDMPMLSLASEMSPAIGWIMSIILLGMIYNTAVGMLYAFTARLINPEQPTKFKGFAISFGIVAFIASFVGFTTLVGTLYPVMGYLGFIIMIAIIVAWFRRKREVKEVAFKQAN
- a CDS encoding IclR family transcriptional regulator — its product is MEKEKNPAMIGSLQIGLGIVDIIASQEHPMKFTEIQEKSNITKSNLYKYLNTLTHLELLYRDKQHGTYTLGSKIISYGMAAIGQQDLVTKVTPFLQEISRFTSLTALLAVWTHSGPVIANIWNANNGLNIGAQIGTHLPILSSSGKVFSAFHEPLLIEEWKNTEMQNWSVEDKQLFEEETEVIKKGKFLLLKSHSFLIYLQHLFHYLTIIMIY
- a CDS encoding glycerol-3-phosphate dehydrogenase/oxidase, which codes for MAQTYMNRSQLLQKMSEKQYDLLIIGGGITGAGIALDAVTRGMEVGLFEMQDFAAGTSSRSSKLIHGGLRYLKQGEVKLVAEVGKERAIVYENGPHVTKPEWMLLPVYTDGELGPRSISIGLKVYDFLAAVKKQERRRMLSKEQVVKQEPLLKRQGLQGGGYYVEYRTDDARLTIEVIKRAAEFGADLLNYTKVIDFLYEDRKVAGVVVEDVQTGNCYDIRAKKVVNATGAWVDSLREKDRSNEGKTLKLTKGVHVVIDQSRFPLKQAIYFDTEDSRMVFAIPREGKVYVGTTDTFYDKDPIRPLITEEDRMYILKAIHFIFPKLTLSVQDIESSWAGVRPLIHEEGKGPSEISRKDEIWVSKSGLITIAGGKLTGYRKMAETIVNLLARQFKDEQYKLFGKCVTRKLPISGGDVGGSHYFEAYISKYTKEGIKLGLTECEARYLTRLYGSNISKIYQIIRDGKNDIEKYQFTPEVFAKLVYGIQEEYVVTPVDFFVRRTSALLFQIDWVHRWKEAVSRYMCDVFGWSERETLKYKAELEREIWNATNVSDV
- a CDS encoding fumarylacetoacetate hydrolase family protein; the protein is MKLITFNREGITTIGAIVSEEVVDLHLAYKKSLEAEGKIRAQEIANAFIPSEMTGFLQGGKESMELAKGAIDFALTNRVVDGSKLVHALSEVKVEAPVPKPGKIFAVGHNYREHILEMGREIPKYPVVFAKFANTLVGPQDDIPFHPISEQLDYEAEFAFVIGKRAKNVSEEEALDYVAGYAVANDVTYRDFQRRTLQWLQGKTVDGSLPMGPWMVTSDELRDPQTLEMVLTVNGEERQRTNTANQVFSVKHLVSFLSTIATLEPGDIVITGTPGGVIQAMEPQVWLKDGDVVRVEIEKVGVLENTVRAVKGE
- a CDS encoding DUF3189 family protein encodes the protein MIYIYDDFAGTHSTALAAAYHLKKLPTDRKLTKEEILHVDYFNQLTPADMGRLIFHGIDDEGHSVYTIGRKNSKLVVPALKNLSVMLQNHFREEEKIIFSNTSPTVPFAMTMGGLFSRRLKIDFIGVPLLVLGAKQCCHDILRLVQYTKEVGASTHTKVTVLENKSFT
- a CDS encoding MFS transporter, encoding MSSLNTNRIIENSKFNRFHTMILFWGTFIIILDGYDLAVYGAVLPVLIEDWGLSNVEAGAMGSYGLIGVMIGAFFFGPLADRVGRKNVILICFVLFSLFTGLCGLADSPTAFSTYRFIAGLGLGGIMPNVIALMTDYSPKSMRSLTVSIILCGYSVGGMLAPALSIYLIPSYGWEIVYMITAAPLLLLPFIWKHLPDATVFLAAKGRTEELRQIMNKINPAGNYTEEDHFEKIDIKQEAGIPVIQLFKNNRALSTSMFWIAYFMCLLVVYGLSTWLPKLMMQAGYGLNSSLSFLIIMHAGTIVGTLIIAKLADRYGSKKMLVPMYTIGAICLFLMSFKSDLWVICLLVAITGACTVGAQNIANAYVSQYYPPFLRSTALGVASGVGRIGAILGPTIGGILLTMNLPIQINFLAFAIPGVIASIAFFFIPVKHAYDYTEKTEDSDINESDTNSKVI
- the glpK gene encoding glycerol kinase GlpK; this translates as MEQYILSLDQGTTSSRAILFNRAGDIVHMFQREFTQYFPKPGWVEHNASEIWGSVLAVIASALAESGITPAQIAGIGITNQRETTVVWDKQTGMPVYHAIVWQSRQTQDICQQLKDQGYEKVIRDKTGLLIDAYFSGTKVKWILDHVEGAREKAEKGELLFGTIDTWLIWKLSGGRAHVTDYSNASRTLMYNIYDLEWDDELLKILTIPASMLPEVRPSSEVYAHTVSHHFFGHNIPIAGAAGDQQAALFGQACFEDGMAKNTYGTGCFMLMNTGERAVKSQHGLLTTIAWGINGKVEYALEGSIFVAGSAIQWLRDGLRMLKEAKDSEAYAKKVQSTDGVYVVPAFVGLGTPYWDSDVRGAVFGLTRGTSKEHFIRATLESLAYQTKDVLSAMEADSGISLKKLRVDGGAVKNDFLMGFQSDLLGVPVDRPVINETTALGAAYLAGMAIGFWESQDDIGEKWRLDREFSATMDEEQRKQLYEGWKKAVHAAMMFK
- the menC gene encoding o-succinylbenzoate synthase, coding for MIVKEIILRQLKMSMLNPFTTSFGTFQDKDFLLLEVKDEHGNSGWGESVAFHSPWYNEETVKTNWHILEDFLIPGILHKEISHPDEVSEMFAYIRKNNMAKAALEGAVWDLYAKQNGVTLAKALGGERKEIEVGISIGIQKSIDDLLGLIDEYVKEGYKRIKVKIKPGWDVEVMREIRKHFPTVPLMADANSAYRLEDIELLKQLDEFNLMMIEQPLASDDIIDHATLQKELKTPICLDESIHSYEDARKAVELGSCKIINIKVGRVGGLTESKRIHDYCQQHNIPVWCGGMLESGIGRAHNVALTTLSNFVMPGDTAASSRYWNQDVIEPEVMVHDGMITVPEKAGIGYEPNLETIEKFTTIVKKYN